The Salvia miltiorrhiza cultivar Shanhuang (shh) chromosome 1, IMPLAD_Smil_shh, whole genome shotgun sequence genome has a window encoding:
- the LOC131005137 gene encoding uncharacterized mitochondrial protein AtMg00810-like, translating to MAWNSRIGKYYLEDNGFIKCPHEHALYVKSKGGNILIVCLYVDDLIFTGNNLSMFEEFKKVMTKEFEMTDIGLMTYYLGVEVKQLKNGIFITQEGYVKEILKKFKMEDCKAINTLVECGIKLSKNDGKEKVDPTLFKSLVESLRYLTCTKPYILYATGLVSRYMENPTSIHFKAAKRILRYLKGTIGYGLFYSNTDDYKLVGYSDNDWAGDNDD from the coding sequence ATGGCGTGGAATAGCAGGATTGGCAAGTACTATTTAGAAGATAATGGCTTCATCAAATGTCCACATGAACATGCGCTCTACGTTAAAAGTAAGGGAGGAAATATTTTAATAGTGTGCTTGTATGTGGATGATCTCATCTTCACAGGAAATAATCTAAGTATGTTCGAGGAATTCAAGAAGGTAATGACAAAGGAATTCGAAATGACAGACATTGGGCTGATGACATATTACCTAGGTGTGGAAGTCAAACAACTCAAAAatgggatcttcatcacacaAGAAGGTTATGTCAAGGAAattctcaagaagttcaagatggagGACTGCAAAGCAATCAACACGCTAGTAGAATGCGGGATCAAATTATCCAAGAACGATGGAAAAGAGAAAGTGGATCCGACATTATTCAAGAGCTTGGTTGAAAGTCTACGATATTTAACTTGTACAAAGCCATACATACTTTATGCCACAGGGCTCGTAAGTCGATATATGGAGAATCCAACCAGTATCCATTTCAAGGCAGCAAAGAGAATACTACGATATCTAAAAGGTACGATCGGCTATGGCCTATTCTATTCAAATACTGATGATTATAAGCTTGTTGGCTATAGTGATAACGATTGGGCTGGAGATAATGATGATTGA
- the LOC131016740 gene encoding uncharacterized protein LOC131016740, with the protein MSRRRPSIFPISSPTLNGLEMQDNTSTAPAAAAPTATAAPAAGQTSIHVTALDGIVNVNSLFTMSLFIGFSMTVPENATAGASAACTTSAETVRRLIVFEVISFSFFLFSSLVAQSLKLQINLRNNMDAGDPHKADISIDHLKYCLLGSAVGSVLGCTFLMLSIVDFIRVKLGSLSCGGEPVYAVVTLLVFVGSGLLVYVITAARAAFVVQKGPPPAAVEENLQS; encoded by the exons atgaGCAGAAGGCGTCCAAGCATCTTCCCCATTTCCTCTCCAACTTTAAACGG ATTGGAAATGCAAGACAACACAAGTACCGCCCCTGCCGCCGCAGCTCCGACAGCAACCGCCGCCCCCGCTGCCGGGCAGACGAGCATCCACGTGACGGCCCTTGACGGCATAGTGAACGTGAACTCCCTCTTCACGATGTCGTTATTCATAGGGTTTTCCATGACCGTCCCGGAAAACGCCACCGCGGGGGCGAGCGCGGCGTGCACCACCAGCGCGGAGACGGTGAGGCGACTGATCGTGTTCGAAGTCATCTCCTTCAGCTTCTTCCTATTCTCATCCCTCGTGGCTCAGAGCTTAAAGCTTCAAATAAACCTGCGCAACAACATGGACGCCGGCGATCCTCACAAGGCCGACATCAGCATCGACCACCTCAAATACTGCCTCTTGGGCTCCGCCGTGGGATCGGTCCTGGGCTGCACCTTCCTGATGCTGTCGATCGTGGATTTCATTAGGGTGAAATTGGGGTCGCTGTCTTGCGGCGGCGAGCCGGTATACGCGGTGGTGACGCTGCTGGTGTTCGTGGGTTCGGGGCTGCTGGTTTATGTGATTACTGCTGCTCGTGCTGCTTTCGTTGTGCAAAAAGGCCCCCCTCCTGCTGCTGTTGAAGAGAATTTGCAGAGCTAG
- the LOC131016747 gene encoding uncharacterized protein LOC131016747 yields MNKSRLIASSPTLDGLESLDNRIAPAGAGGDGGRQTSIHVTALDGIVNVNSLFTLAMFVGLSMTSPENATTAWSAGCTTGGETVRRLIVFEVVSFSFYLFSSLVAQSLKLQINLRNNLDPKDPHKADIDVDHLKYCLFASAVGSVLGCIFLILSIVDFIRVKLGSLSCGGKPVYAVVTLVVCVGAGLLVYAITAARAAFFVQDQPPAAAVSHQNQTI; encoded by the exons ATGAACAAAAGTCGTCTTATCGCCTCCTCTCCAACTTTAGACGG ATTGGAATCGCTAGACAACAGAATCGCCCCCGCCGGCGCGGGCGGCGACGGCGGGCGGCAGACGAGCATCCACGTGACAGCCCTTGACGGCATAGTGAACGTGAACTCCCTCTTCACGTTGGCGATGTTCGTGGGGTTGTCCATGACATCCCCGGAGAACGCGACGACGGCGTGGAGCGCAGGGTGCACCACCGGCGGCGAGACGGTGAGGCGGCTGATCGTGTTCGAAGTGGTCTCCTTCAGCTTCTACCTCTTCTCATCCCTCGTGGCTCAGAGCTTGAAGCTTCAAATCAACCTGCGCAACAACTTGGACCCCAAAGATCCTCATAAAGCCGACATCGACGTCGACCATCTCAAATACTGCCTCTTCGCCTCCGCCGTCGGATCAGTCCTCGGCTGCATCTTCTTGATCTTGTCCATCGTCGATTTTATTAGGGTGAAATTGGGGTCGCTTTCTTGCGGCGGCAAGCCGGTTTACGCGGTGGTGACGCTGGTGGTTTGCGTCGGCGCCGGCCTGCTGGTTTATGCGATTACCGCTGCTCGTGCTGCTTTCTTCGTGCAAGATCAACCCCCTGCTGCTGCTGTTTCTCACCAGAATCAGACTATCTAG